One genomic window of Microbacterium testaceum StLB037 includes the following:
- a CDS encoding APC family permease — MSRAVTEESREPGVETPMAKRILIGEPLTSEKLDEQLLPKKMALPIFASDALSSVAYAPQELLMILLIGGTALLTLSPWVAVAVVTLLVVVVLSYRQLIKAYPSGGGDYEVASKNLGEVPGVIVAAALLVDYVLTVAVSVASGVDNIISALPELNPFRVEIAVGFVILIVIVNLRGVREASSVFAIPTYLFIGSVGIMIVVGLGRTLLGNAPVAESAQYAVQAESLTQAALILLVLRAFSSGCSALTGVEAVSNGVPAFRMPKIRNAQTTLTMMGGIAIVLFAGLTILALISGVHYAENPCHLIGFDCANNPQPSLMAQVAAATFGMGSIPFFIIQAATACVLLLAANTAFNGFPLLGAVLARDGYAPKALNTRGDRLVYSNGMIILGIVAIGVLIVYQANLTTLIQLYIIGVFVSFSLGQIGMVKHWRRALRGLKDLPPEAAKQQSAAIERRSAISGLWINSIGAGMTVLVLLIVTITKFTHGAWLVFIAIPILAVLMLGVNRYYRDVEHEIQMDDTVHFGASGDVAIVLVNRLQKPVMKAIDYALAAKHDKTLAVHVAITDEESAKLQKEWDEHDMPIPLVIIESPYRTYTSPVSSFIKSYREKHGSSVVTVYLPQFIVGHWWESILHNRRSRRLAQQLMLVHGVSITLVPWLLDSSEVIYGRRSRPLPGQQRGGQPVAQVPARPARKTPGDSAS; from the coding sequence ATGTCGCGCGCCGTGACTGAAGAAAGTCGCGAGCCCGGCGTGGAGACGCCGATGGCCAAGCGCATCCTCATCGGCGAGCCTCTGACGTCGGAAAAACTCGACGAGCAGCTCCTGCCCAAGAAGATGGCGCTGCCGATCTTCGCCTCCGACGCCCTGTCCTCCGTGGCCTACGCCCCGCAGGAGCTGCTGATGATCCTCCTCATCGGCGGAACGGCCCTGCTGACGCTCAGCCCGTGGGTCGCCGTGGCCGTCGTGACGCTGCTCGTGGTGGTCGTCCTGAGCTATCGGCAGCTCATCAAGGCCTACCCCTCGGGCGGCGGCGACTACGAGGTCGCGAGCAAGAACCTCGGTGAGGTCCCCGGCGTGATCGTCGCCGCAGCTCTCCTGGTGGATTACGTGCTCACGGTCGCCGTGTCGGTGGCATCCGGAGTCGACAACATCATCTCGGCGCTGCCGGAACTCAATCCGTTCCGCGTCGAGATCGCCGTCGGCTTCGTGATCCTGATCGTCATCGTGAACCTCCGCGGCGTGCGCGAAGCCTCGAGCGTCTTCGCGATCCCCACCTACCTGTTCATCGGCTCGGTCGGCATCATGATCGTCGTCGGTCTCGGCCGCACCCTGCTGGGCAACGCCCCGGTCGCCGAGAGCGCGCAGTACGCCGTGCAGGCGGAATCGCTCACGCAAGCGGCGTTGATCCTGCTGGTCCTGCGGGCGTTCTCGAGCGGCTGCTCGGCGCTGACCGGCGTCGAAGCCGTGTCGAACGGTGTGCCGGCCTTCCGGATGCCGAAGATCCGCAACGCCCAGACGACGCTGACCATGATGGGCGGCATCGCCATCGTGCTGTTCGCGGGGCTCACGATCCTCGCCCTCATCTCGGGCGTGCACTACGCCGAGAACCCGTGCCACCTCATCGGCTTCGACTGCGCGAACAACCCGCAGCCGAGCCTCATGGCGCAGGTCGCCGCCGCGACCTTCGGCATGGGCAGCATCCCGTTCTTCATCATCCAGGCCGCCACCGCGTGCGTGCTCCTGCTCGCGGCCAACACCGCGTTCAACGGCTTCCCGCTGCTCGGCGCCGTGCTCGCCCGCGACGGCTACGCCCCGAAGGCCCTCAACACCCGCGGCGACCGGCTCGTGTACTCGAACGGCATGATCATCCTCGGCATCGTCGCCATCGGCGTGCTGATCGTGTACCAGGCGAACCTCACGACGCTGATCCAGCTCTACATCATCGGGGTGTTCGTCTCGTTCTCGCTCGGGCAGATCGGCATGGTCAAGCACTGGCGCCGCGCGCTGCGGGGGCTGAAAGACCTGCCGCCCGAGGCCGCCAAGCAGCAGTCCGCCGCGATCGAGCGCCGGTCGGCGATCTCGGGCCTGTGGATCAACTCGATCGGCGCCGGCATGACCGTGCTGGTCCTGCTGATCGTGACCATCACGAAATTCACGCACGGCGCGTGGCTGGTCTTCATCGCGATCCCGATCCTCGCGGTGCTCATGCTCGGCGTGAACCGGTACTACCGCGACGTCGAGCACGAGATCCAGATGGATGACACGGTGCACTTCGGCGCGTCGGGCGACGTCGCGATCGTCCTCGTCAACCGCCTGCAGAAGCCGGTGATGAAGGCGATCGACTACGCCCTCGCCGCCAAGCACGACAAGACGCTCGCGGTGCACGTCGCCATCACCGACGAGGAGTCGGCGAAGCTTCAGAAGGAGTGGGACGAGCACGACATGCCGATCCCGCTCGTGATCATCGAGTCGCCGTACCGCACCTACACCTCGCCGGTGTCGAGCTTCATCAAGTCGTACCGCGAGAAGCACGGCTCCTCGGTCGTGACGGTGTACCTCCCGCAGTTCATCGTGGGGCACTGGTGGGAGTCGATCCTGCACAACCGCCGCTCCCGCCGCCTCGCGCAGCAGCTCATGCTCGTGCACGGCGTCTCGATCACCCTCGTCCCGTGGCTGCTCGACTCGTCGGAAGTCATCTACGGCCGCCGCTCGCGGCCCCTCCCCGGCCAGCAGCGCGGTGGCCAGCCCGTCGCCCAGGTGCCGGCGCGGCCCGCGCGGAAGACGCCGGGGGACTCGGCTTCCTGA
- a CDS encoding PLD nuclease N-terminal domain-containing protein: protein MPLLALLTLAVMVIALIDAITRRDDQVKHMPKFVWVFFIVLLPLIGSILWFTIGREYEQRSAPMSFGDPRRWQKDADPAPAPRTYDSRSTEQQIADLEREMHLADLEEQVRRRRAEGGGAGSGAGAGS from the coding sequence ATGCCCCTCCTCGCCCTCTTGACCCTCGCCGTCATGGTGATCGCGCTGATCGACGCCATCACGCGTCGCGACGACCAGGTCAAGCACATGCCGAAGTTCGTGTGGGTCTTCTTCATCGTGCTGCTGCCGCTGATCGGGTCGATCCTGTGGTTCACGATCGGTCGCGAGTACGAGCAGCGTTCGGCGCCGATGTCGTTCGGCGACCCGCGGCGGTGGCAGAAGGATGCCGACCCGGCACCGGCCCCGCGCACGTACGACTCGCGAAGCACCGAGCAGCAGATCGCCGACCTCGAGCGCGAGATGCACCTCGCCGACCTCGAGGAGCAGGTGCGGCGGCGCCGCGCGGAGGGCGGCGGAGCCGGATCGGGCGCGGGCGCGGGGAGCTGA
- the arfB gene encoding alternative ribosome rescue aminoacyl-tRNA hydrolase ArfB yields the protein MSASDDPGIRVTGSLVIPASELSWRFSRSSGPGGQGVNTTDSRVELMWDAGASTVLSPVQRERLIDRLGNRLVGGVLTIAASEHRHQVRNRDAARERLAALVADAVRAPAPPRRATKPTRGSTERRLQAKQRRTDVKRMRRRPTD from the coding sequence ATGAGCGCCTCCGACGATCCCGGCATCCGGGTCACGGGTTCGCTCGTGATCCCCGCGTCGGAGCTGTCTTGGCGCTTCTCACGATCGTCCGGTCCGGGCGGGCAAGGCGTGAACACCACCGATTCGCGCGTGGAGTTGATGTGGGATGCCGGAGCCTCGACGGTCCTGTCGCCCGTCCAGCGCGAGCGGCTCATCGATCGCCTCGGGAACCGGCTCGTCGGTGGGGTGCTGACGATCGCGGCGTCGGAGCACCGCCATCAGGTGCGCAATCGCGACGCCGCGCGCGAGCGGCTCGCCGCGCTCGTGGCTGATGCCGTGCGCGCTCCGGCGCCGCCGCGCCGCGCGACGAAACCGACGCGCGGCTCGACAGAGCGCCGCCTGCAGGCCAAGCAGCGTCGCACCGACGTCAAGCGGATGCGCCGGCGCCCGACGGACTGA
- the kdpF gene encoding K(+)-transporting ATPase subunit F: protein MIFFSILAAVLAVAAVVYLVVALVRPEKF from the coding sequence GTGATCTTCTTCTCGATCCTCGCCGCCGTGCTCGCGGTCGCCGCCGTGGTGTACCTCGTGGTCGCCCTCGTCCGCCCCGAGAAGTTCTGA
- the kdpA gene encoding potassium-transporting ATPase subunit KdpA, translated as MSIVLTSLTLLVALGLAYRPLGDYIARIYTGRRDLAVERGTYRLIGVDPRSAQTWAAYLRSVLLFSFVGVVLVYALMRLQAVLPFSLGLGAPSEALSFNTAVSFVTNTNWQSYGGESTLGYTVQFAALTVQNFVSAAVGIAVAVALVRGFAYRRSGVIGNFWVDLVRGTFRLLLPFSVVAAVVLLAGGVIQNLNGFTDATTLTGAAQSIPGGPVASQEAIKLLGTNGGGIFNANSAHPFENPTPWTNLFEIFLMLVIPFSLPRAFGRIVGDDRQGYTILGVMGAIFVASTALLTWAEMAGAGTAPMLAGGAMEGKEVRFGIFGSTLFGTTSTLTSTGAVNSMHDSYTALGGMMPMVNMMLGEIAPGGVGSGLYGMLILAVIAVFVGGLLIGRTPEYLGKKIGPREIKLASLYILVTPTLVLAGTALSFGIPGIRSDVESTSILNPGVHGLSEVLYAFTSAANNNGSAFAGLTANTPWFNTALAVAMLLGRFLPIVFVLALAGSLAAQDAVPATAGTLPTHRPQFAGLLAGVSVIVTALTYFPVLTLGPLAEGLVR; from the coding sequence ATGTCGATCGTCCTGACCAGCCTCACCCTCCTCGTCGCCCTGGGCCTGGCGTACCGCCCCCTCGGCGACTACATCGCCCGCATCTACACCGGCCGACGCGACCTCGCGGTCGAACGCGGCACCTACCGCCTGATCGGCGTCGACCCGCGGAGCGCCCAGACCTGGGCGGCCTACCTGCGGTCGGTCCTGCTGTTCTCGTTCGTCGGCGTCGTGCTCGTCTACGCGCTCATGCGCCTTCAAGCGGTGCTGCCCTTCTCGCTGGGCCTCGGTGCCCCGAGCGAGGCGCTCTCGTTCAACACCGCCGTCTCGTTCGTCACGAACACCAACTGGCAGTCGTACGGCGGCGAGTCGACGCTCGGCTACACCGTGCAGTTCGCCGCGCTGACGGTCCAGAACTTCGTCAGCGCCGCCGTCGGCATCGCCGTGGCCGTGGCCCTCGTGCGCGGCTTCGCGTATCGCCGGAGCGGTGTGATCGGCAACTTCTGGGTCGACCTCGTTCGCGGCACCTTCCGTCTGCTGCTGCCGTTCTCCGTGGTCGCCGCCGTCGTGCTCCTCGCGGGCGGGGTGATCCAGAACCTCAACGGATTCACGGATGCCACGACCCTCACCGGCGCCGCGCAGTCGATCCCCGGCGGGCCGGTGGCATCCCAGGAGGCGATCAAGCTCCTCGGCACCAACGGCGGCGGGATCTTCAACGCCAACTCGGCGCACCCGTTCGAGAACCCCACCCCGTGGACCAACCTCTTCGAGATCTTCCTGATGCTCGTGATCCCCTTCTCGCTCCCCCGCGCGTTCGGCCGGATCGTGGGCGATGATCGCCAGGGCTACACGATCCTCGGCGTGATGGGCGCGATCTTCGTGGCATCCACGGCTCTTCTCACCTGGGCCGAGATGGCGGGCGCCGGAACCGCCCCGATGCTCGCGGGCGGCGCGATGGAGGGCAAGGAGGTGCGGTTCGGCATCTTCGGCTCGACGCTCTTCGGCACCACCAGCACGCTGACCTCGACCGGCGCCGTCAACTCGATGCACGACAGCTACACGGCGCTCGGCGGCATGATGCCGATGGTCAACATGATGCTCGGTGAGATTGCCCCCGGCGGTGTCGGCTCGGGCCTCTACGGGATGCTGATCCTCGCCGTGATCGCGGTGTTCGTGGGCGGTCTGCTGATCGGTCGGACGCCCGAGTACCTCGGCAAGAAGATCGGACCGCGCGAGATCAAGCTCGCGAGCCTGTACATCCTGGTGACGCCCACCCTCGTGCTGGCGGGGACCGCGCTGAGCTTCGGGATTCCCGGCATCCGATCCGATGTCGAGAGCACGTCGATCCTCAACCCGGGCGTGCACGGTCTGAGCGAGGTGCTCTACGCCTTCACCTCGGCCGCGAACAATAACGGCTCCGCCTTCGCCGGGCTCACCGCCAACACCCCGTGGTTCAACACGGCGCTGGCCGTGGCGATGCTCCTCGGACGCTTCCTGCCGATCGTCTTCGTGCTGGCCCTCGCCGGTTCTCTGGCAGCTCAGGATGCCGTGCCCGCCACCGCGGGAACCCTCCCGACGCACCGCCCGCAGTTCGCCGGTCTGCTCGCCGGCGTGTCCGTCATCGTGACGGCCCTGACCTACTTCCCGGTCCTCACCCTCGGACCCCTCGCTGAAGGACTTGTTCGCTGA
- the kdpB gene encoding potassium-transporting ATPase subunit KdpB gives MSTLISSPASQPAPEPVEGSGAPTDPPRRAFSAAQIVAALPGAAKKLNPAAQWRNPVMFLVWVGAALTTLIALAEPFLGDASTGSASESLPFGFTWGIAVWLWLTVFFANIAESVAEGRGKAQAATLRKTRTTTSARRVVSYSPADPAASGAATEDVPSGDLRVGDIVLVETGELIPGDGDIVHGIATVDESAITGESAPVVRESGGDRSAVTGGTRVLSDRIVVRITSKPGETFVDRMITLVEGASRQRTPNEIALNILLASLSIVFVVVVLVLNPIASYAASPVSIPVLVALLVCLIPTTIGALLSAIGIAGMDRLVQRNVLAMSGRAVEAAGDVTTLLLDKTGTITYGNRRASAFVPLNGVGGPMLAEYASMSSQADPTPEGVSVVELASAQGIVAEMPRGAESVPFTAQTRMSGLDLPDGTQIRKGAASAVLAWLDGSHAEVPEATRAELLNSANAIAESGGTPLVVATLTPSTSGVSHVPAQVLGVIHLKDVVKDGLRERFQELRAMGIRTVMITGDNPLTAKAIAAEAGVDDYLAEATPEDKLALIQREQEGGNLVAMTGDGTNDAPALAQADVGVAMNTGTSAAKEAGNMVDLDSDPTKLIDIVRIGKQLLITRGALTTFSLANDIAKYFAIIPAMFMGVFPGLAVLNIMQLSSPASAVLSAIIFNAIVIIALIPLALRGVKYRAASASSILSRNLLVYGLGGVLVPFIGIKLIDLVVSLLPGF, from the coding sequence ATGTCCACGTTGATCTCCTCTCCTGCGTCGCAGCCGGCCCCTGAGCCTGTCGAAGGGTCCGGCGCCCCGACCGACCCCCCGCGCCGCGCCTTCAGCGCCGCGCAGATCGTCGCCGCCCTCCCGGGCGCGGCCAAGAAGCTCAACCCCGCCGCGCAGTGGCGCAACCCCGTGATGTTCCTCGTGTGGGTCGGTGCGGCGCTGACGACGCTGATCGCCCTCGCGGAGCCGTTCCTCGGCGACGCTTCGACAGGCTCAGCGTCCGAAAGCCTCCCCTTCGGCTTCACGTGGGGCATCGCCGTGTGGCTCTGGCTCACGGTGTTCTTCGCGAACATCGCCGAGTCGGTCGCCGAGGGCCGCGGCAAGGCGCAGGCCGCGACCCTGCGCAAGACGCGCACGACGACCTCGGCCCGCCGGGTGGTGTCGTACTCCCCCGCCGACCCGGCGGCATCCGGAGCGGCGACCGAGGACGTGCCCTCGGGCGACCTCCGCGTCGGCGACATCGTGCTGGTCGAGACCGGCGAGCTCATCCCCGGCGACGGCGACATCGTCCACGGCATCGCGACCGTCGACGAGTCGGCGATCACGGGCGAGTCCGCCCCGGTCGTGCGCGAGTCGGGCGGCGACCGCAGCGCCGTCACCGGTGGCACCCGGGTGCTCAGCGACCGGATCGTCGTGAGAATCACGTCGAAGCCCGGCGAGACCTTCGTCGACCGCATGATCACCCTCGTCGAGGGCGCCTCTCGCCAGCGCACGCCCAACGAGATCGCGCTGAACATCCTGCTCGCGAGCCTGTCGATCGTGTTCGTCGTCGTGGTTCTCGTGCTGAATCCGATCGCCTCGTACGCCGCATCCCCCGTCTCGATCCCCGTGCTCGTGGCGCTGCTGGTGTGTCTGATCCCCACGACGATCGGTGCATTGCTGAGCGCCATCGGCATCGCGGGCATGGACCGTCTCGTGCAGCGGAACGTCCTGGCCATGTCGGGCCGCGCGGTCGAGGCCGCGGGAGACGTCACGACCCTGCTGCTGGATAAGACCGGCACGATCACGTACGGCAATCGCCGCGCCTCGGCCTTCGTGCCTCTCAACGGCGTCGGCGGGCCGATGCTCGCCGAGTACGCCTCGATGTCGTCGCAGGCCGACCCCACGCCCGAGGGCGTCTCGGTCGTCGAGCTCGCGTCGGCCCAGGGCATCGTCGCCGAGATGCCCCGAGGTGCCGAGTCCGTGCCGTTCACGGCCCAGACCCGTATGTCGGGGCTCGACCTGCCGGACGGCACGCAGATCCGCAAGGGCGCTGCGTCCGCCGTGCTGGCCTGGCTCGACGGCTCCCACGCCGAGGTGCCCGAGGCCACCCGTGCAGAACTCCTGAATTCCGCGAACGCGATCGCCGAGTCCGGCGGAACTCCGCTGGTGGTCGCGACCCTGACCCCCAGTACGTCAGGAGTTTCGCACGTGCCCGCTCAGGTGCTCGGCGTCATCCACCTCAAGGACGTCGTCAAGGACGGTCTGCGCGAGCGCTTCCAGGAGCTGCGGGCGATGGGCATCCGCACCGTGATGATCACGGGCGACAACCCTCTCACCGCCAAGGCGATCGCCGCCGAGGCGGGCGTCGACGACTACCTCGCCGAGGCCACGCCCGAGGACAAGCTCGCCCTCATCCAGCGCGAGCAGGAGGGCGGCAACCTCGTCGCGATGACCGGTGACGGCACGAACGACGCTCCAGCGCTCGCGCAGGCCGACGTGGGCGTCGCGATGAACACAGGCACCTCGGCCGCGAAAGAGGCCGGCAACATGGTCGACCTCGATTCCGATCCGACCAAGCTCATCGACATCGTCCGCATCGGCAAGCAGCTGCTCATCACGCGCGGCGCCCTGACCACGTTCTCGCTCGCCAACGACATCGCGAAGTACTTCGCGATCATCCCGGCGATGTTCATGGGGGTGTTCCCGGGCCTCGCGGTGCTGAACATCATGCAGCTGTCGTCTCCGGCATCCGCGGTGCTCAGCGCGATCATCTTCAACGCGATCGTCATCATCGCGCTCATCCCGCTGGCCCTGCGCGGCGTGAAGTACCGCGCGGCGAGCGCGTCGAGCATCCTCAGCCGCAACCTGCTCGTCTACGGGCTCGGCGGCGTCCTCGTCCCCTTCATCGGCATCAAGCTCATCGACCTCGTCGTGAGCCTGCTCCCCGGCTTCTGA
- the kdpC gene encoding potassium-transporting ATPase subunit KdpC, with protein MRTTLRTAGVAVRAMLVFTVVLGVGYMLFITAIGQVALPFQANGSLVRSADGTVTGSQLIGQSFQDADGQALPQYFQSRPSAASYDGAASTGSNLGPENPDLIASIQQGQSDFRALNDDGSVPADAVTASGSGLDPDISVENAERQVARVAEARGIPASEVSALVAEHTLPRDLGYLGEPRVNVFELNRALDAR; from the coding sequence ATGCGCACCACCCTGCGTACCGCCGGCGTCGCCGTCCGCGCGATGCTCGTCTTCACCGTCGTCCTCGGCGTCGGCTACATGCTGTTCATCACGGCGATCGGGCAGGTCGCCCTGCCCTTCCAGGCCAATGGATCGCTCGTCCGTTCGGCCGACGGCACGGTCACGGGCTCCCAGCTCATCGGCCAGTCGTTCCAGGATGCCGACGGCCAGGCGCTGCCGCAGTACTTCCAGTCGCGTCCCTCCGCCGCGAGCTACGACGGCGCCGCCTCGACCGGGTCGAACCTCGGCCCCGAGAACCCCGACCTCATCGCGTCGATCCAGCAGGGGCAGTCGGACTTCCGCGCCCTGAACGACGACGGCTCGGTCCCGGCCGACGCGGTGACCGCGTCCGGTTCGGGTCTCGACCCGGACATCTCGGTCGAGAACGCCGAGCGCCAGGTGGCGCGGGTCGCGGAGGCCCGCGGCATCCCCGCGTCGGAAGTCTCGGCGCTGGTCGCGGAGCACACGCTGCCGCGCGACCTCGGCTACCTGGGCGAACCGCGCGTGAACGTGTTCG